AGTGGcgggagcccccccccccccccccccccccctgattTCTTAATATCCTCTCTCTTAACAGACATGTTTATTGTTTAATAAAGGTCGCCGAAGTTCAAAAAAGAAGAtcttttagatcactaaagtagtgatctaaaagatcttatattagtttacagagggaatACTTTAACTAATTCAAGACTTGAGTAAATATAAACAGTCATGACTCGACTCTAATATCACAGGAGGAAGTAGGTCACTAGCTAGATACAGATACCATCATGGTATTGACTTCCTTATGTAAATAGACAGATTAATATTAGTATTTGTTTAGCAGAAGAAACTATTACACATCATTATTTGGGTTTAGTTCTTTAGTTGACTTTGATGATTTATTACAGTCTGCTAGTGGCTTTTCCCCCTTGAGCAGGTTGGCCTCATTGCTATAAATGATGGACTTGTCCTGCGCAGCCAAATATCACGGATCTTCAAGCGTTATTTTCACGGGAAACCTTACTATGTTGATCTCCTAGACTTATTCAATGAGGTAATTATATCCAAAAAAGTCCCATTCTATGTCCTCTTCTGTTGCAGGAGCTTAATTCTGTTACTGCTCATCTAGGTCGACTTCAAGACGACTTCTGGCGAGTTGTTAGACCAAATTACAACAAGTGAAGGGCAAAAAGATCTGAGCAAATACACTGTAGATGTGTATGCCATTGCCACCTGATTATGAACTTCGACGATGCTATATTGTCCATGCTTAGTACCTTGAGAACAATGATTTTTCATTATGTAGTTTATTCTTTTTCGTGCTAATGGGGCATGTTTTAATTTCTATGCAGTTACAGGCGCATTGTAGAATACAAAACAGCTTACTATTCATTCTATTTGCCGGTAAATAAGAAGTGCTCATTTTACATCTTCTGGCAACACTAGTTACGATTCACCTGCAGTAAAATTCCTTTAACCTATTGCAAAGGTCGGTTGTGCACTGCTGTTGTCCGGTGGGAGTTTGGATGATTATGTTCAAGTGAAGCATATCCTAGTTGAAATGGGTATTTACTTCCAAATTCAGGTGATACTTTTCATAGTACATTTATCTTGTCACTTTAAGACATACTTTCTTTTCGGTATTTATGTTCTCGAAAGTGGTATAATCGCCAGATTCTCCTTTCAGGACGATTATCTTGACTGTTTTGGTGATCCAGAAGTTATGGGCAAGGTAAGTTGATTCACTTCCTCTATTACtgtcaaaagaaaagaaaaaaatgcaTTTGATTTCTGAAATCATCCTGTTTCAGATTGGAACTGATATCGAAGACTTCAAGTGCTCTTGGCTGTTTGTTCAAGCACTAGTGCGTGTCGATGAGAGGCAAAAAGACATCTTATTTGTAAGGCACATGAATTGATGGGTCATTCTATAATATTGTGAAGCGCACAATTTTTTGTCCAGGAACACTATCTTAATGCCTGTGTCATGCACAGGAAAATTACGGGAAATCAGATCCTGCTTGTGTTGCAAAAGTGAAGGCGCTGTATAAAGAGCTCAATCTGGAGGTTTCCTTCTTTGCTCAACATGAGTGTGACATGTCTAGTTCATTGCATAATTTTCTAAATATTAATAAATTCATTTACAATGCAAGCATGCGTGAGTGTGACATGCCTTTTTTTGTTGCTTCCAGGCGGTGTTCTCTGAGTACGAAAGGGAGATTTACGAAAAGCTGATCTCAGACATCGAAGCGCAGCCGAATGAAGCTGTGCAGGCAGTGTTGAAATCGTTTTTGCATAAAATCTACAGAAGGATGAAGTAGGAATGTTCTTGCGTACAAAGAGATTGTTGGGTGGAATGAGTTCTTTGGTGTCGGCGCATGCAAGATGAATAGTAGTATTAAATACTTATGAATAAGCAGTATGACTGATCATATTGAATAGtcagagtttttgctttatattCGCGAACAACAAAGCATTTCCATGCAAAAGAACAGAATATAAGAAATTTACTCCTTTCTGTTTTGTTTTTCTATATTTGTTTAGCAGGTTGTTCTTCTATTTTTTGTATGCATAAGATCATTTACACAAAGCATCCCAGCCTCAGTCTGTCAGTCGGCCCTTACCGTTCTTGAACAATGATGCTCTGTACAACTGCTCCGATGATCTATGCACAATCTAAATCCTAGCAGTAAACTATGATACTCCATCGCTGAGTAAGCTTCAGCTACAAATGCTACTGCAACCAACGAAGCTGGACCTGGCTATGAACTGATCCACCCACACAAAAAATGATCGCTCGTACATATACAAAAGAATTTGTTAAAAGTTAACCAGCAGTTGAGCAGATTTTAGCAGACCAAAAGCACCATCCTCCAACAGATGCATCGCAGCGACGTATGAGAACTTTCTGGCAAATAAGAAACATGGGACGGATGTGCCGTTGGATTGACACCACTCTGTAGTCCTGTGTTCCACCTCATAGTTCACATGATGAAttactaggaaacatgcccataCCTTGGAACGGGCGCCAAAAAATATTGCACCATAGCCAAATAAGTATGGCTCAATACTCGAACATATGAGTGTCTTCTattttaccgaaaaaggctttcacctcgctttataaataaagcaaaccGTCACAGACCACCAAGTATCACAAACGAGTCACAACACACACATCCAAGTCTCACAACATAAAGTACAAGAGGTTCTGCTGAGGGCGCAGCTTAACAAGCCTAAAGAAACAAAAAAGGCCGGTAACACCGGAGAGCCAAGGAGGCACTAATCAAGCTCAGGAGGTGGCGGAGGAAGCGGCGGTTCCAATCGGAGAGCTATCGCACGAAGGTCGGAGATGATGACGTTGATGGCGTCCCGGTCCTGGGGCGGCTAAGAGGCCGCCAGAGCTGCAACAGACCACAAAGTTTGAGCACTGAGTCAGTAGCCCGTCGAAGGGGAATCCGCTGGATGACTAGTTTATTCCGAACCGTCCAGAGCGTCCAGGCAAGGGCACCTATGGTCAGCCACCTAATGTGGTGACATGTAGGGGGCGAGGCCTGGATCTCGGCGAAGAGGTCCTTGAAGTTGGTGTGGCACCAATTTCCACCGAACGACTCGCGCGCACAACTCCAAAGAAACTGGGCCGAGACACAAGAGAAGAAGATGTGGTTCTAGTCCTCGGGGGTCCCACACAGAGGGCAAAGCCCGTCGCCAGGGCCATTCCGTTTACGCACCTCGACACCGGACGGGAGGCGGCCATGGATCCATTGCCACTTACATTCGACGTGATAAATCCCAAAGCTATGAACTGCCTTTTGAATTCACAAACATTTGTTTTGTTTAGACCGGCATTTTTTTGAAATGCACGAATAGTTTtcgaattcatgaatattttttgaattgatgaacttttttaaaaattggggaacaaattttgaaactcgtgattttttttgaatttttgtgaacattttctATAATTTATTGGATATTTTTCAAATTCGCCAATATGTTTTGTATACGTGATCATTTTTTAAATCAACGTTTTCTTAGTTCccgaacatttttcaaaatcgTTGATTTCCGCGCACAGTTTTTAAAAATCACCAGCAATTTTTTAATCGCGAACATTTTATGATTTcctgatttttttgaatttatgaatattttatgatttctcaaaaaaATTGAAAATTTGCAACTTTTTAAAATATGGAATTTTTGGAAAACCTAAATTCATTTAAagaaggaaaaaaatagaaatgATAAAAAAATGAAATAATAAAAATAGGTGGCGTCATGCCCCGCACATGGGCCGACCCATGAACACGTGCATGGGAGGAGGAGGTCCAAGCTTGCAAATTGGAGAGAAAAGGGAGAGAAAAAGGGTAAAACCCGGGATCAAACTCGGGTCTTGGGGTGGAAGAGTGAGGCCTTAGCCACCGAGGTACTCGTTTGCTTGTGATATTTGAGGGTATCGTGGTAAAAGAACCAAACCCGACGGTgactttttgaaagaaaaaatcaAATCATTTTCTTCACTTATGGGTGACATAGTGGGTAATTTATGGCAATTTCAGAGGTAATTTTAGGACGGACGGGCAGAAGCACCAATccctttattagtaggtatagatgtCAAAACAAACTTAGCATCATGATATTAACAATGGAGGTCTTTCCAATTATTTTTTTTGCAATGATCCATAAACTACAATTGCCATGCTTCGTGAACTTAAATTGCCATGGTCCCATCAAAAAATTGCCATGTTGCAAGAGATAAGATTTGTTCCCCACGATCTACAATAAAAGAGTTTGTCGTGCCATTTTGAAGGAAAGAATTTGCCATGATATGTTACAGAAAATGTGTCGTCATGGTATATATGGATTTGAACATCACATATAATGAAAAGCTAAATTTGCCATAGCAAAAATTGGAAACTTTCCAAATGCTATGAATCATATCGATGGAAGAATCAGAATTAACCGTGATGTTCTACAACAGTAGACCATGGCTTTATCATACAGAAATAGCGCGTTGAGCTATCCATTGCCCCTGCCATGGTAAGTTCAAAAAAAAGTTGCCGCTTTACAACAAATGAAAAAGTGAGCAGGCAGCTGACACACATGCATGATCGCAAAAAAAAAAACCAAAGCGGTACACCATGGCTTTATCATAAAAAAATTCCGTAAGGAAATTTAGAGAACATGGTCCATTGGCATGGCAAAATGATCTCTGACAAATGAATAGCAATTTACCGTGGTCTATGAAAATTCCTAGCAAAATCATATCAAAAATTGCCGTGGCAACTATTCACTAGAACAAAAAACAAAAGATGGTAGCTATGAAAGTTTGCCACATCAATTGATGATAATTTGCCATGGAAAACGATCTACAATTCATAGTGATTAGCCATGGTATATGAAGTAAACAATGTCTAATTCATGACAAATGTAGAAAATGGTATATATTATAGATCATTTGTCATGGCAATTTTAGAGATCTTTAATTATAGATCTGTAATAGATGGCAAATTTAGAGAACATACATGGAAAAACAATCTTTAAAAATGAATAGAAATTTGCCATGGTCTATGAAAATTCATAGCAAATTCATAGCTATTTTGCCATGGCAACTatttacaaagaaacaaaagatGGTAGCTACAATTTGCCAATTTCAATTGATGATAATTTGCTTTGTTTGTACAGAAAATACAAAATAGCAACAACAATCAAAATAGCCACCCAAAAAATACAAATCAATCACACTCGAAATGAAACTATCATGGACTAGCAGTAAATCGGCACTAAATGGGAGCCGAAGTAGAAGTGGTTCCTTTTCATTTAGCAATCCAATGGGGAGGTGTTCGTTTGCTCGTAGGTACAACTACTCGAACTTGTCGAGGCGCCAG
The Aegilops tauschii subsp. strangulata cultivar AL8/78 chromosome 3, Aet v6.0, whole genome shotgun sequence genome window above contains:
- the LOC109755054 gene encoding farnesyl pyrophosphate synthase isoform X1 — encoded protein: MAAAAQGEASTGTTAATFRRVYETLKAELLRDDSFDFNDDALRWIDAMLDYNVLGGKLNRGLAVVESYKLLKAGSEPSEEEEFLACILGWGIEWLQAYFLILDDIMDNSQTRRGKPCWYRLPKVGLIAINDGLVLRSQISRIFKRYFHGKPYYVDLLDLFNEVDFKTTSGELLDQITTSEGQKDLSKYTVDVYRRIVEYKTAYYSFYLPVGCALLLSGGSLDDYVQVKHILVEMGIYFQIQVILFIVHLSCHFKTYFLFGIYVLESGIIARFSFQDDYLDCFGDPEVMGKIGTDIEDFKCSWLFVQALVRVDERQKDILFENYGKSDPACVAKVKALYKELNLEAVFSEYEREIYEKLISDIEAQPNEAVQAVLKSFLHKIYRRMK
- the LOC109755054 gene encoding farnesyl pyrophosphate synthase isoform X2 — its product is MAAAAQGEASTGTTAATFRRVYETLKAELLRDDSFDFNDDALRWIDAMLDYNVLGGKLNRGLAVVESYKLLKAGSEPSEEEEFLACILGWGIEWLQAYFLILDDIMDNSQTRRGKPCWYRLPKVGLIAINDGLVLRSQISRIFKRYFHGKPYYVDLLDLFNEVDFKTTSGELLDQITTSEGQKDLSKYTVDVYRRIVEYKTAYYSFYLPVGCALLLSGGSLDDYVQVKHILVEMGIYFQIQDDYLDCFGDPEVMGKIGTDIEDFKCSWLFVQALVRVDERQKDILFENYGKSDPACVAKVKALYKELNLEAVFSEYEREIYEKLISDIEAQPNEAVQAVLKSFLHKIYRRMK